A window of Eriocheir sinensis breed Jianghai 21 chromosome 39, ASM2467909v1, whole genome shotgun sequence genomic DNA:
TGAACGCCTAAATCACATCTTGTTTGCTAcgatttattttatctattattatcatACGGCGTCTTttcttataagaacataagaatgcaaggagtccgcaagaggctggttggcttacacaaggcaactcctgtaatcctaaccccaccttaccttcctatccatgaatttatctaacctcttcttgaatgtatctatggtattggcacccacaacatgactgccaagtctattccatttatccaccactctattgataaaccaattcttgccgatgtctttgttgaatctgaattcatctaacttaaatccattgctacgtgtcctacctggttctttaatAACCAAAACTTTATTGACctcccctttattaaagtccttcatccatttataaacctctatcaggTCTCcgcgcaaccttcgcctttctagagagtgtagatttaaatgcttcagtctgtccacatacggcaagtttctcacccctgaatcatctttgtcatcttcctctgtacagattctaacatcttgatatccattctaaaaCTAAACCGCATTCCAAAACtaaaccgcataatcgagatgacgtctaactagtgctaagtaaagtttgaggatgacttaagCGCTCCTAtttcttacgctccttgagatgaaacccagtactctgttcgctcgatttttagcctgaatgcattgagccctaggacggaggtcaccGCTCGCAAAGACTCcaaagtctctctcacacccagacctgcttagaggagtgtcatctgatgacacacacacacacacacacacacacacacacacacacacacacacacacacacacacacacacacttccaatgCTTCACCTTCAATCTATGACCTCACGTTCCTTTTAAACGCTCACCGTCATCGTAGTGTCCTGGCCGCCTCCACCCTTCTGATCACCACAAGGTATACAcgcaacaccgccgggcacacacacacacacacacacacgtacacacagtcgCAGTCACTCAAGGAACCACCCTACCGCTGGGACGACGCGCGCCGCTCTGAGCCAGGCATGGATGACGTCACGGCCCCGATACCTCGCTGTTCATGTTTTAAGGGTTCGTTCACACTACAGGCagagcagagcagggcagagcagggcagagcagagcagagcagagcagagcggcGCAGTTAGGTGTTCACATATAAGCAGAGCAGGGCGACCTGCACAAGGATCATTCGCAGGCAACAGCCCGATAAACTCCTCGGTGTTTATCTTGAAGGATGATGAAAAATGTAACGATTTACAAAGGAACATGAAATTTCGTTGTTAAAGCCAAGTCCCATGGCTGCGTGGGTCACTGATGATTGGGTACTGGATCAGAATATCACCAAATTAGCTTTTCTAAACATATGGCTATTATATATCATTAAAGTGTACCTCAACTATGCACAATCTGGTCAATTTTTGTAATTTTGGCTTCAGCCTAAAAATTCACCTATGCAGATAGCTTCTTGGCCATGTTGATTGAAGGGTGGAGCCGTGGAGGACGCTAGCTGCGAGCAGCAAAAAATTAATGCCGCTACTAACcgtctgccctgccctgccctgccctgctctgccctgccccgccccgccctgcttgtagtgtgaacgagCCCTAATAGTGTACAGCGGCTATGCTCCGATCCCATTGGTCGAGATGAGGCAATAATTCAACACGTCGCGCCCTTGGGTGTGAGTAAAGGGCATTGTTTGTGTAGTTTTTCGGGGAATGTTGAGGTTACTCCGCCCTAAGTGACGATATCAGTCACTGAGGCGTATCACACATATTTATCGTAAACATCTGAACTTCATCAATCCAATCAAACTTAATCGAACATAACctgaaataataaacaaaaaaactgaTGAGGATTTCAAAAACTTTCAAACCTCAGATTACAGTAATGAAGCTCTTTGCAGTTGGGACGATCCTCTTGGTGCTGGGGACATTTGGTGaacgaaatggagagagagagagagagagagagagagagagagagagagagaggggggggggggggaaagggaggcaatgatgagcgggaaggaaggggaaacggaGGAGTTCCAAGTGATGTGACGTTAAACATCCTTGTAACGGACCCCTGAGCCTCGCAtcctccctaacacacacacacacacacacacacacacacacacacacaccagactttacatcccaattcctcgccgtcgtgtgtgtgttcctgtaacggaggaagacccgagaggattattttccatgcccggtctgtgttccggaggccattctgttttcaatcccagaGCGGTTTTCTGCCACACAACCGCAAGtcttcttaatttcataaacGTTCACTCAACAATTATGAATCTCCTTGTACTCTGGACGGTCATCGTGCTGGGGCTGGGCCCCCTCGCCGACAGTACCGGGGACGCGGGGCTCCGGGGGCTCCCGGAGAAGGAGACCCGATGTGCCGCCCTGGTGCAGGCCGCACTGAGGGAGTACCGAAAACTTCACGCGGCGGGACTCCATGATTCACCGCATGTGATTGATCTGATATTGGCAAGACTGGGAATCCCTCCGAACGACACAATTAAGACCATAGAAAGGAAGGTCTTAGATAACACCGATGAAATGGGACATGAAACCGGAAAAAAGACAGTTGTTGAGAAGACGACGGAGTCTGACGTAGCACCCAACGGAACTATAACAAAGACTTCGGAAACCACGGTCGATATAGATGAGGACGGTAAACAAAGTGGTGAAAAATCTGTGACCGAAAGTGAAACCATGACGGGACAGACTCCAGATAATGGGACCATAGCACGAACAGTGGACGTTAAAAAGGTATTGGACGAAGAGGGcaatgaaataaaggaggaagttgtTATTAAGAAGGAATTGATAGTACAACCTCCCACCAATACGACTGAGGAAAAGCCGCAGGACAATGAAGACGCAAATCTTATCGGTCCAAAAGTAGGGGCGGACGACAAAGGTGAAAACAAAACCGAGTTAAAACTTGGCGCCTCAGGAAAGAGCGACGGACCTCAGAAAGCAGAACtaacagaggaaataaaggagattctgcccggcaatataacgaatgaagtgttagttaaagagaagaaagaacagctttctccacaggaaagcaccaaggtgacatctgtggaaaggaagaatgttacagagaaggatgatggacttgagaaagtagaacgaacagaggaaataaaggagattctgcccggcaatataacgaatgaagtgttagttaaagagatgaaagaacagctttctccacaggaaagcaccaaggtgacatctgtggaaaggaagaatgttacagagaaggatgatggactaGAGATAGAAGAACgaacagaggaaataaaggagattctgcccggcaatataacgaatgaagtgttagttaaagagaaagaagaacaactttctccacaggaaagcaccaaggtgacatctgtggaaaggaagaatgttacagaaaaggatgatggacttgagaaagtagaacgaacagaggaaataaaggagattctgcccggcaatataacgaatgaagtgttagttaaagagaaagaagaacaactttctccacaggaaagcaccaaggtgacatctgtggaaaggaagaatgttacagaaaaggatgatggacttcagaaagtagaacgaacagaggaaataaaggagattctgcccggcaatataacgaatgaagtgttagttaaagagaaagaagaacaactttctccacaggaaagcaccaaggtgacatctgtggaaaggaagaatgttacagaaaaggatgatggaaaagatgtcgagaaagaaactgtaattcaaaaagaagtcgaaaagaatgtgtgtgaTAGCGACATCAAAGAAGTTCGTAACGAAAAACATCTTAATGAAacaattgaagacttgaaacaccaagtggatgacgtgaaaaacaagattaaggaagaaaaagaaaaggctgaAGAAACAAATGCTACGCGTAGCCCATGCGTCGTAAAAGAACCAAGTGCTGCCCCTATCATTCAAGAAGGTAACATCGTTGAAAAGATAGTCCCTGCTGTGACGCCGGCGAAGGTTGCCGAAAAGATTCATCCTACGGTGACGGAAGGGAAAGTCCCCGTTGAGACAAAAgagaaggttgttgagcaggctgccccttcggtgacGGAGGAGATAGTAAGCGTCTCTAAGGAGcaagaagaagtccctgttgtggcagaagagaagaaggttattgaaaagattcaTCCTACGGTGACGGAAGGGAAAGTCCCCGTTGAGACAAAAGAAAAGGttgttgagcaggctgccccttTGGTGACGGAGGAGATCGTAAGTGTCTCTAAGGAGcaagaagaagtccctgttgtggcagaagagaagaaggttattgaaaagattcaTCCTacggtgacagaaggaaaagtaccggtagtccctcaacaggaggttgttgaaaaagttgccccatcgccgacagaagaaaaagttcctgctgtgacacaagaaagggttattgagcagaatgccccacaagaaagggttattgaaaaggCTGCCCCTCCGGcgacagaagagattgtcactgtttctaaagagaaagaagaagtccctgttgttataacagaggaaaaggttcccgtcGTGACAAATCAGACAGTTGTTGAAAAGATTACTCCTCCGGcgacagaagagattgtcactgttcctaaagggaacgaagaagtccctgttgttgtaacagaggaaaaggttcccgtcGTGACAAATCAGACAGTTGTTGAAAAGATTACTCCTCCGGcgacagaagagattgtcactgttcctaaagagaaagaagaagtccctgttgttgtaacagaggaaaaggttcccgttgtgacaaatcagacagttgttgaaaagattactcctccggcgacagaagagattgtcactgttcctaaagagaaagaagaagtccctgttgttgtaacagaggaaaaggttcccgtcGTGACAAATCAGACAGTTGTTGAAAAGATTACTCCTCCGGcgacagaagagattgtcactgttcctaaagggaacgaagaagtccctgttgttgtaacagaggaaaaggttcccgttgtgacaaatcagacagttgttgaaaagattactcctccggcgacagaagagattgtcactgttcctaaagggaacgaagaagtccctgttgttgtaacagaggaaaaggttcccgtcGTGACAAATCAGACAGTTGTTGAAAAGATTACTCCTCCGGcgacagaagagattgtcactgttcctaaagggaacgaagaagtccctgttgttgaaacagaggaaaaggttcccgttgtgacaaatcagacagttgttgaaaagattactcctccggcgacagaagagattgtcactgttcctaaagggaacgaagaagtccctgttgttgaaacagaggaaaaggttcccgtcGTGACAAATCAGACAGTTGTTGAAAAGATTCATCCTCCGGcgacagaagagattgtcactgtctctaacgagaaagaagaaggccctgttgttgtaacagaggaaaaggttcccgtcGTGACAAATCAGACAGTTGTTGAAAAGATTACTCCTCCGGcgacagaagagattgtcactgtctctaacgagaaagaagaagtccctgttgttgaaacagaggaaaaggttcccgttgtgacaaatcagacagttgttgaaaagattactcctccggcgacagaagagattgtcactgttcctaaagagaaagaagaagtccctgttgttgtaacagaggaaaaggttcccgtcGTGACAAATCAGACAGTTGTTGAAAAGATTACTCCTCCGGcgacagaagagattgtcactgttcctaaagggaacgaagaagtccctgttgttgtaacagaggaaaaggttcccgtcGTGACAAATCAGACAGTTGTTGAAAAGATTCATCCTCCGGcgacagaagagattgtcactgttcctaaagggaacgaagaagtccctgttgttgtaacagaggaaaaggttcccgttgtgacaaatcagacaGTTGTTGAAAAGATTACTCCTCCGGtgacagaagagattgtcactgttcctaaagggaacgaagaagtccctgttgttgtaacagaggaaaaggttcccgttgtgacaaatcagacaGTTGTTGAAAAGATTACTCCTCCGGtgacagaagagattgtcactgttcctaaagggaacgaagaagtccctgttgttgtaacagaggaaaaggttcccgttgtgacaaatcagacGGTTGTAgaaaagattactccttccgtaacagaagaaAGAGTTGTCAATCAAAGGAAGGTTGTTGAGAAGGGTGCCCCCTCTGTCAGCGAAAGCGTAGTTTCCATtccaaagagggaggaaggagtagttGAAAGAATTGCTCCTGTTGTAAAGAAAGCAATTACAACAGAGTAGTGATACCAGgttgctgtttctcttatctATTTCATTGAACCTCACCGAACTAAATCTAACTTAACTGTATTGGCACACAAAATATGACTGCCAATTGCAATTATCCCTTTCACCTGCATTCAATTGCCTCACAACACAGGTGATCATAATAACAGGTGACAGACATACCCTAAATAagcgatagatatatagatagataattaaataGATGTCAAAatgaaatcaaaataaataaacaaataaaaaaaacttacaaatATCCCTTTCACATGCATTCAATTACCTCACAACACAAATGGACAGGTGATCATAATAACAGGTGACAGACATACCCTTACCTTGGTAGTGGACAGGACCACGACGGAGGCATGGGGGGTCTTGAAGGTGGTGACGGTGAAGGTGACGGGTGTGACGGAGGTGACGGTTACGTGGGACATGTTTGTTGTGTAGACGGGCATCGGGCGGGTTACGAATGACGTCAGCACGATCGTTGACGAGACCTCCTTCAGCCGTAGATTTTTCCGTTTAGTAAGAGCCTATACACCTATCAttattacctttcttcctttctttccttcctttcctgtccattCGTATCCTTCGGTAATCCCTTTTATAGTTCTTCCTAACACACCATTCCTCGTCTTTCCTTAGCGTTACCCATTACAGTTTAGTAAGGTCAtatattccttttacttttcccttctttacttcccacTCCCTATCCAGTCCTCTCAACATCCATTACTTACACAACATAACGTAGCCCATTACAGTTTCAAATTTCAGCTTCAGCGCGATATGGACCTTGCTGCCCAGTTCTTCAATATCACGTAACATCTGAAGAAGTAGCTACGTGATAATAATGAATAACTACTGTACTAATGATGCTTATAATTGCACATAACGGCTGACGATTTAATAAGAAGTAATACACTAACTCCACGTGAAGACGACGGTATACTCATAACAACCACAACGTACACTTAGggtggtatgctcagacgcttcctcctctcacaacaaatatttataAATGCCACAGCGGTTATTAGAAAGGTTCCCATGagggtttttttcacgttcatggtacaggagctttgtcatattaccaccagggtcataaatctacccatggaattacccacaactcctacgaaagccttatcaaatgtgggggTGTGAGCcctgaaacgtttaagaatatggccctaagACTACAACAATAATATATAATCAACCGTTCTTTGTGTGTCCGCCCGCAGACTGTCTCGCCTGGACGGGCTGGAGCACCTCACCAAGCTGGAGGTGCTGGACCTGCACGGCAACCAGCTCCACCACGTACAGGGCCTCGCGCACCTCAAGGTAACTCAAcgacgggcggggcggggcggggcggggcggggcggggatacAAGTGAGAAAAAGAGTAACAAGGGTGAGAGgcagggttaccaaattatcgtattcagccACTCAGCACGTCGTATTTTCCGGcttctgagtcacagctatcgcaaacaaacgccaataagtattgcttttaacgagaactttcACTGGAATTTCGGTATCTGTGTGGGGAGGAAGGTTTTGGGCCCtagaactgataaatgcgatgttttgagtacgataatttggcaacgctggtgagAGGTGAAAGAGAGCTAAGGTAGAAGAGGTGATTATGCTGACggtagatggaaaaaaaaaaaaaaaaaaaaaaaaaaaagaggctgaaAGTTGTAGAGGCTGAAAGTATAGGAAAAAGTGTAGAAGTTGAAATCTGTGGGTAAAAAAGGAGTACAATAGAATAAGAAATGGCAAAAATAAAGTGAGAGGTCGATGAAAAGCAAAGTATAAAGGAAAAGTACAGTGTTGAAGGTAGACTGAAAGGGATAACGTGAAGGGGTAGAAAACACAGGTAGCAAAGATGGGGTATAACAGGACAGGGAAAAGGCACAAAACGGTGAAAAGTTAACGATACAACGTGGGAGAGGCGACACGCTGGAGGTAAATGGGAGAGGTAAAGCGAACAGTTTGAAAGGGAAAAGGTAGGTATGGGTGTAAAGGTTGAAAGCACGGGTTAAGACTGGGTAAAAATAGGACAGAAGCAACGATATAGAGGGACAGATTAGGAAGggataataaagaagagaaggacaaggtGGATTTGATGTAACTAGCAAGAGATTTCGAGAACGAGCTGCGAAACTGAGAAgcagagaagaataagaaaaaagaaaactgacaaATACAGGCTGGGTAGGTCTGGGTAAGGAACAAGGGTGAAGCGATACGTAAGAACACAAAGGAGGCGGAGAATGATAACAAATATGACTAATCCAGGAGAAGAGGGACAGTGCGAGGCGTGGCTGGGCGTGCCGTCTGGTTGTATTCGAGGAAGGGGCTGCAGGGGCCAAGCAATATCGAGGGGCCAAGGGCGTGTCTGCGGCGAGATGACTGCGTGGCGTGCATCTAAacgcccctcgtgtgtgtgtgtgtgtgtgtgtgtgtgtgtgtgtgtgtgtgggccttgGTCTGCGTGCAGCACGTAAAACCTCCGCAGCCGTCGCAGTGCTTGGCGTTAATGACCTCAGAACATCGCCTCATGATACCGACCTCTCAGCCTCCGGGAAGCCCATTTAGTACCATTTGAACTCAACAAGAGGATCCGGCCAGAGcaccgcctccttcccttccttagtaCCTTATCGACACGACACTCATCAGAGTTTTCCTTGTTCTTGAAGTCGGAAAGAACACAAAAATCAGTCTCCAATATTCTTTTCAACCCACAGTCTTCCTTTCTACTCTCTTGTCTCCCTTGTTCTTGAAGTCGGAAAGAACACAAAAATCAGTCTCCAATATTCTTTTCAACCCCCTAGTCTTCCTTTTTACTCTCTTGTCTCCCTTGTTCTTGAAGTCGGAAAGAACACAAAAATCAGTCTCCAATAGTCCAAGTCTTTTCAACCCCCCCAAGCCTTCCTTTTTTACTCTCTTGTCTCCCTTGTTCTTGAAGTcagaaagaacacaaaaaaacaatcttCAATATCCTCTccgcccttcccccctcctcccagcctttcttttttactctattGCCTCCCGTGTTAGCAAAGTCGGAAAGAACACATAAACCGGTTCTTAGTGTCATTTCCGCCCCCCCACTCCAgcctttccttttcactctccccCTCCAGGCAAGTAAGAACACCCTGCTTACGCTACAGAAGCCAAAAGGAACGCATCAAAACGACAAAACGACCACCAACTTCTAAGCCACATTCACTTAGGATTCACACACACCTCAGGGCACCATCTTTCCACCGTATTCTAAGATGCCAAAAACTACACGACAATgcgttcacttcctcctccctccccaaacCTCTCCCTGATTAGTGTAGACGTAAAAGGTATATCAGAAGCCCCGCCTCCGCAGCCCTTCCAACCCCCTGCAGACACACTTCGGGGCGGCGTCTTCGTAACTTTTTAAGCTCCCGCCGAGAGCGTGTCATTCCGCTACCTCTCGCTCCCTAAGTCCCTCTTAAGACGCTGGTTAAAGCATAGGCACTGCAGGACCTAAGACGaacgagaagcaggaggagagaggaggaggaagaagaagaggaaatggaataacagaaggaggaggagaaggaaggtgactatgaagaggagaaggagaaagagaagcaggacgagaaggaggaggattatgaagtaggggagtaggaggaggaggcaagaaaatGAAGCTGAttatgaagaggtggaggaaataaaacgaagaggaagagaagaaaaaacaagagaaggaaagaagacgaagaggaagaggacgaggaagaagaggaagtaggagtCGGTAGTGTCGCGTTACCCGAAGTTCACACACGCAAGCCCCCTCACTCCCTTAATGAATAGCCGGGTCGTTTTAATGGCCTCGCAATGCGCTGTGGCCGCTGCGTCCGTGATAAAGGGCTGcggagggggggggcgagggggtcaGATGTTATACTTCGTGGACAATGGTCAGAATGGAAGAATGCAGGGTCACGTGTGGGTCCAGGAAACTATTAAGGAAGAGGCTATGCAAGGGGAACGGGGAAGCTTGCAgcggatgcggaggaggaggaggaagggcagagcTCAATAAGGAGAATTAAAATagagaggtgaaagaaaaggCTCAGAGTTCATTGTATCCATTCGCATCAATATAACTCTCGCTGAggttgtgtctgtctttctggacaaataaaaaaaaactgctgGAGAGTTCGACGATGAAGAGGGGAGAGTTGAGAATCAATCATGCCCCAAACCACCTTAAGCCAGACTATAGGCAGCCGTCTCGTCTGgcatctcctctccccctccccaccttcaGCTTCATTATTTGCTGTTAGAACTAAAAGAAAAATCCAGGAAAGCATACCAATGAACTAGGCTAGTGGGGCTGTGTTCGCCTCGTCTGTTTTCAAGTCCTGGTTACGGCCCCGGCGTTGTCCTGTGCCCTGCCTTACACTGATGAAGTTGTGCCTGTCCAGTTTAATGAAAGACCTGCTAGGGAGAGGTTGAGGATAAAAAAGGGGAGAGCTAAGGATACGTTCCCCTGTGCCCTGCCTTTGCCTTACACTAATCTCTCGGGTGCTCTTCCTAACAGAGGCTTCCAGCAGTATCCTCGCCAGACTTCTTATACGTATTAATAAGGCACACGCGAGAGAGCGGCCACTGCATCCGGAGGGTCAAGATTTACTAAACACTTCCTGCGTGTCTTGTCTCTACATAAGACTGGTTTGCGTGTACTCTTACACTGATGTGCCtcgctctgtttttctttttgatatTACTGCAGAAGTAAACTGAAGAATatacaaaatgatgatgataatgatgatgatattaaagaagaagaaaaagaaaaagaagaagaagaagaagaagaagaagaagaagaagaagaagaagaaataaaaagtagatgattacgaaaaaagaaaagaacccaTTACATGCTTTtttaattagaagaaaaaaaaagaagccgaaAAGGAAcattgaggaaaaagaggaagaggagacggtggaagaagagaagaaaaaagagagggagcagaaggagaatgaagacgaGGAGAACAGCAGAAGAATCATCAGAAAACAAGCCCCAAtgcatgtgttgtgtgtgtgtgatgtttgcgCGGCTGCACCCACACGGCAACGCGGCACTACACATAGCTCACGGCCAGCCCGCCATCCTGAAGGGAGGCTGAAGAGACGGGCGCACGCAGCCGGCCCGCAGAGCTGCCCCGGGACACGCAGAAGGAcgctcccccttccctcacccacacacaaaaGACATTCAGGTCAACCAACTCACACGtacataaaagaggaagaaaaaagaatcacCACGTCCGTAAAAATTGGCTCCCCGTTACAGTATATGGTTACACACATTCTGACGACCATGAAAATGATGGACAAAGGACATTGAGGTTAACCAACTATACGTGCATAAAGgaagacgacgaaaaaaaaaagataaaaaaaagccacCACGTCAGTTAAAATTGTCTTCCAGTTAATGAAAATGGTCACAAACTTATACATTCTGACCATGAAAATGATACACAAAGGACATTCAAACATTCTAGTCAAGCAATTCACACGtgcataaaagaagaagaaaaaaaatcaccacgtTAGTAAATAATGGCTGCCCGTTAAAGAAAATGGTCACAATCTTATATAAACTGATGACCATTAATTAAGCTGATTCAATGAACACCTTTACTACTGTGCGTGGGGACATTATCTCTTTCCTCGTATCCCTCGGCCCCTTTCATTAGCTAATTGGCGGGTGGCGTAGTCCCGTGCCGCCGTTAATTCAACTTCAAACACAAATAGAGATCAACATTTATAGCCTACTGGTGCCGGGTCACATATTTCCGAAGTGTATGCGTGATTGGCACCTCCCCGCGCCGCTGAGCCCTGGGTGACGCGTGGGTCGCAGCTCAcaaaatatagaagaagaagaagaagaagaagaagaagaagaagaagaagaagaagaagaagaagaagaagaaaatgaaaaagaaaaagaaaaagaacacaaatattagtaatagaaaaagaagaagaagaagaagaagaagaagaagaagaagagaagaaaagaaaaaaaaagaacccattacattcttttttttacctttaattttcttcttccaataaaaaaaatcatttaatggaatcgtttctttttctcttcttcttataaCCACGTAATCCTCTTCTAATTATTCTCAGTGTATTCCCAAGCAGAAAATATACATTTGCGTGAGAAAATCTACCCTaacccaagctaacctaacctaatccaactcaCCAAAACCTAAACCGGGTCGAGTGCCGAGCAGCGCTACAGTTCATGAATATACTGGCGGATGCCATGTCTTGTCAGCACTCCCTGAAGCTGCCACGACACCTGCTAGCCTCGCAGGAGTCCTCTTGCCGCGGCCCTTACTTGTGTCACCTTTTGAAGCCGGGCGTTCCTACCTCTTCCTCACGTGGCTAATTGAGGTGTTTGGAAAGTGCATGCCTAACGAAGGATAACTGGGGTCTATGTGAGGTAGGGCTGGAGGGAGCTAGAGGGGTTTGGGGGAGGTTAGTGGTGGGGCATTTATGTAACGCGGGCT
This region includes:
- the LOC127009030 gene encoding titin homolog isoform X17, with protein sequence MNLLVLWTVIVLGLGPLADSTGDAGLRGLPEKETRCAALVQAALREYRKLHAAGLHDSPHVIDLILARLGIPPNDTIKTIERKVLDNTDEMGHETGKKTVVEKTTESDVAPNGTITKTSETTVDIDEDGKQSGEKSVTESETMTGQTPDNGTIARTVDVKKVLDEEGNEIKEEVVIKKELIVQPPTNTTEEKPQDNEDANLIGPKVGADDKGENKTELKLGASGKSDGPQKAELTEEIKEILPGNITNEVLVKEKKEQLSPQESTKVTSVERKNVTEKDDGLEKVERTEEIKEILPGNITNEVLVKEMKEQLSPQESTKVTSVERKNVTEKDDGLEKVERTEEIKEILPGNITNEVLVKEKEEQLSPQESTKVTSVERKNVTEKDDGLQKVERTEEIKEILPGNITNEVLVKEKEEQLSPQESTKVTSVERKNVTEKDDGKDVEKETVIQKEVEKNVCDSDIKEVRNEKHLNETIEDLKHQVDDVKNKIKEEKEKAEETNATRSPCVVKEPSAAPIIQEGNIVEKIVPAVTPAKVAEKIHPTVTEGKVPVETKEKVVEQAAPSVTEEIVSVSKEQEEVPVVAEEKKVIEKIHPTVTEGKVPVETKEKVVEQAAPLVTEEIVSVSKEQEEVPVVAEEKKVIEKIHPTVTEGKVPVVPQQEVVEKVAPSPTEEKVPAVTQERVIEQNAPQERVIEKAAPPATEEIVTVSKEKEEVPVVITEEKVPVVTNQTVVEKITPPATEEIVTVPKGNEEVPVVVTEEKVPVVTNQTVVEKITPPATEEIVTVPKEKEEVPVVVTEEKVPVVTNQTVVEKITPPATEEIVTVPKEKEEVPVVVTEEKVPVVTNQTVVEKITPPATEEIVTVPKGNEEVPVVVTEEKVPVVTNQTVVEKITPPATEEIVTVPKGNEEVPVVETEEKVPVVTNQTVVEKIHPPATEEIVTVSNEKEEGPVVVTEEKVPVVTNQTVVEKITPPATEEIVTVSNEKEEVPVVETEEKVPVVTNQTVVEKITPPATEEIVTVPKEKEEVPVVVTEEKVPVVTNQTVVEKITPPATEEIVTVPKGNEEVPVVVTEEKVPVVTNQTVVEKITPPVTEEIVTVPKGNEEVPVVVTEEKVPVVTNQTVVEKITPPVTEEIVTVPKGNEEVPVVVTEEKVPVVTNQTVVEKITPSVTEERVVNQRKVVEKGAPSVSESVVSIPKREEGVVERIAPVVKKAITTE
- the LOC127009030 gene encoding titin homolog isoform X14 produces the protein MNLLVLWTVIVLGLGPLADSTGDAGLRGLPEKETRCAALVQAALREYRKLHAAGLHDSPHVIDLILARLGIPPNDTIKTIERKVLDNTDEMGHETGKKTVVEKTTESDVAPNGTITKTSETTVDIDEDGKQSGEKSVTESETMTGQTPDNGTIARTVDVKKVLDEEGNEIKEEVVIKKELIVQPPTNTTEEKPQDNEDANLIGPKVGADDKGENKTELKLGASGKSDGPQKAELTEEIKEILPGNITNEVLVKEKKEQLSPQESTKVTSVERKNVTEKDDGLEKVERTEEIKEILPGNITNEVLVKEMKEQLSPQESTKVTSVERKNVTEKDDGLEKVERTEEIKEILPGNITNEVLVKEKEEQLSPQESTKVTSVERKNVTEKDDGKDVEKETVIQKEVEKNVCDSDIKEVRNEKHLNETIEDLKHQVDDVKNKIKEEKEKAEETNATRSPCVVKEPSAAPIIQEGNIVEKIVPAVTPAKVAEKIHPTVTEGKVPVETKEKVVEQAAPSVTEEIVSVSKEQEEVPVVAEEKKVIEKIHPTVTEGKVPVETKEKVVEQAAPLVTEEIVSVSKEQEEVPVVAEEKKVIEKIHPTVTEGKVPVVPQQEVVEKVAPSPTEEKVPAVTQERVIEQNAPQERVIEKAAPPATEEIVTVSKEKEEVPVVITEEKVPVVTNQTVVEKITPPATEEIVTVPKGNEEVPVVVTEEKVPVVTNQTVVEKITPPATEEIVTVPKEKEEVPVVVTEEKVPVVTNQTVVEKITPPATEEIVTVPKEKEEVPVVVTEEKVPVVTNQTVVEKITPPATEEIVTVPKGNEEVPVVVTEEKVPVVTNQTVVEKITPPATEEIVTVPKGNEEVPVVVTEEKVPVVTNQTVVEKITPPATEEIVTVPKGNEEVPVVETEEKVPVVTNQTVVEKITPPATEEIVTVPKGNEEVPVVETEEKVPVVTNQTVVEKIHPPATEEIVTVSNEKEEGPVVVTEEKVPVVTNQTVVEKITPPATEEIVTVSNEKEEVPVVETEEKVPVVTNQTVVEKITPPATEEIVTVPKEKEEVPVVVTEEKVPVVTNQTVVEKITPPATEEIVTVPKGNEEVPVVVTEEKVPVVTNQTVVEKITPPVTEEIVTVPKGNEEVPVVVTEEKVPVVTNQTVVEKITPPVTEEIVTVPKGNEEVPVVVTEEKVPVVTNQTVVEKITPSVTEERVVNQRKVVEKGAPSVSESVVSIPKREEGVVERIAPVVKKAITTE